One region of Flavobacterium sp. KACC 22763 genomic DNA includes:
- a CDS encoding DUF5686 family protein — protein sequence MKLFCFLTLFFTLTLQAQIQINGIVTDSNNKPLPFATITTSENNNTITDVDGKFIFKISSSATSLTVSYIGFQSKTIALINSKTFYSIALLQQTDDLQEVVVSNENPALTIIKKVIASKAINDPQKKLNNFEYKTYNKLIVTANPDSIDGRIDTSAAYKDLNKKIINIDSSDYKFKEIVSKQHLFQTEKVSQYQFGNNKLKETVLGTKIAGFKQPIYEVLAFNLQSISIYDSNYELFETKYENPISKNAPSSYNYKLLDTVSIRGRDAYMIYFKNKSKHRTTGLEGVLYIDKENYAVAKAVMRIKGVLDISGIHEFEYIPKEKIWFQSNTTFKIVKGKNDDDIRILGGTIQFDGDVEDNFERRKKVASDFTYLLSESNSFDIRVNTDTPIKSPSLYIEIKDDAAKKPESFWEAYRKENLDLKSQKTYLLLDSLSVRNRIEKRLGIGRKIINGFYPIGPIDLDLKKIISYNNYEGFRLGIGGITNDRLSKYFRVEGYGAYGTKDGVFKYSVGGGVLLDKHTNTWFNGYYADDVREIASTVFSVDKRVFKIYDPRPINISTFYEYVGWRANVQTKFIPKTEAVLELSRNYIEPKFDYLYNLNGKLYSNYIMTTAMLSIVWAPFSNYMQTPTGRNESDKKFPRFTFQYTQSLPNVFENDFTFSKIDFKAEYEKQYLNRQKTGLLLQAGLAMGDVPITHLYNTAPNNLTKETVVQRITFAGRNSFETMYFNEFFSSQYLMFQIKHGFDRLTLFKKVRPSLVLVTRMAWGSMEKPEQHVGPAYKTLDKGYYESGLELNRIFKGFGLGGFYRYGPNQLMRFEDNIAVKISYVLDLGL from the coding sequence ATGAAGCTATTTTGTTTTTTGACTTTGTTTTTTACGCTTACTCTTCAGGCGCAAATTCAAATAAACGGAATCGTAACCGATTCAAACAACAAACCACTTCCGTTTGCCACCATTACCACTTCAGAAAACAATAATACGATTACAGATGTTGACGGAAAATTCATTTTTAAAATCAGTTCCTCTGCAACATCACTTACGGTTTCTTATATAGGTTTTCAATCAAAAACTATTGCTTTAATCAACAGCAAAACCTTTTATTCAATAGCGCTTTTACAGCAGACCGATGATTTACAAGAAGTTGTGGTTTCTAATGAAAATCCTGCTCTCACGATAATAAAAAAAGTTATTGCCAGCAAAGCAATAAACGATCCGCAGAAAAAGCTCAATAATTTTGAATACAAAACCTATAACAAACTTATTGTAACGGCCAATCCAGATTCGATCGACGGTCGCATTGATACTTCTGCGGCTTATAAAGATTTAAACAAAAAAATCATCAACATCGATTCTTCCGATTATAAGTTTAAAGAAATTGTAAGCAAACAACACTTATTTCAAACCGAGAAAGTTTCGCAATATCAATTTGGAAACAACAAACTGAAGGAAACTGTTTTAGGAACAAAAATCGCTGGTTTCAAACAGCCTATTTACGAAGTTCTTGCCTTCAACCTTCAATCTATTTCGATTTATGATTCTAATTATGAATTATTCGAAACCAAGTACGAAAACCCGATTTCCAAAAATGCTCCTTCAAGTTATAACTACAAACTTTTAGATACTGTTAGCATACGAGGCCGTGATGCCTACATGATTTATTTCAAAAACAAATCAAAACACAGAACAACTGGGTTAGAAGGAGTTTTATATATTGACAAAGAAAATTACGCTGTCGCGAAAGCGGTAATGCGAATAAAAGGCGTTTTGGACATCAGCGGTATTCATGAATTTGAATATATTCCGAAAGAAAAAATCTGGTTTCAGAGCAATACCACTTTTAAAATTGTAAAAGGAAAAAATGATGATGATATTCGTATTTTAGGCGGTACCATTCAATTTGATGGAGATGTTGAGGACAATTTCGAACGAAGAAAAAAAGTGGCTTCAGACTTTACCTATCTACTTTCTGAAAGCAATAGTTTTGATATTCGCGTAAATACTGACACCCCAATAAAAAGCCCTTCGCTTTATATCGAAATTAAAGACGATGCGGCCAAAAAACCTGAAAGTTTCTGGGAAGCTTACCGAAAAGAAAATCTAGACTTAAAAAGCCAAAAAACCTACTTATTATTAGACAGTCTTTCTGTTCGAAATAGGATTGAAAAACGATTAGGAATTGGCCGAAAAATCATTAACGGCTTCTACCCAATTGGTCCTATCGATTTAGATTTAAAAAAGATCATAAGTTATAACAATTACGAAGGCTTTCGTCTTGGTATAGGCGGTATTACAAACGACCGTTTGTCTAAATATTTCCGCGTTGAAGGCTACGGTGCTTACGGAACAAAAGATGGCGTTTTTAAATACAGCGTTGGCGGAGGCGTTCTGTTAGACAAACATACCAACACTTGGTTTAATGGTTATTATGCCGATGATGTTCGAGAGATAGCGAGTACTGTTTTTAGCGTTGATAAACGTGTTTTTAAAATTTATGATCCTCGTCCCATCAACATTAGTACTTTTTATGAATATGTTGGATGGCGTGCCAATGTTCAAACCAAATTTATTCCGAAAACCGAGGCTGTTTTAGAACTTTCAAGAAATTATATCGAACCAAAATTCGATTATCTCTATAATCTAAACGGAAAACTGTATTCTAATTATATTATGACCACAGCAATGCTTTCTATTGTTTGGGCGCCTTTCAGTAATTATATGCAGACTCCGACGGGAAGAAACGAAAGCGATAAAAAATTCCCGAGGTTTACTTTTCAGTATACTCAATCTCTGCCGAATGTTTTTGAAAATGATTTTACGTTTAGCAAAATAGATTTTAAAGCTGAATACGAAAAACAATATTTAAACCGTCAGAAAACAGGTTTGCTTTTACAAGCTGGTTTAGCAATGGGAGATGTTCCTATTACTCATTTGTACAATACGGCTCCAAACAACTTAACAAAGGAAACTGTTGTTCAGCGTATCACTTTTGCGGGTAGAAATTCTTTTGAAACCATGTATTTTAATGAGTTCTTCTCGAGTCAATACTTAATGTTTCAAATCAAACATGGTTTTGACCGATTGACACTTTTCAAAAAAGTAAGGCCATCGTTAGTTTTAGTTACAAGAATGGCTTGGGGAAGCATGGAAAAACCAGAACAGCACGTTGGTCCAGCTTACAAAACTTTAGATAAAGGTTATTATGAATCGGGATTAGAATTGAACAGAATTTTTAAAGGTTTTGGTTTGGGAGGTTTCTACAGATACGGACCAAATCAGTTAATGAGGTTTGAAGACAATATTGCGGTTAAGATTTCTTATGTTCTTGATTTAGGACTATAA
- a CDS encoding cation:proton antiporter: protein MNNIKNSLFYVTIIGGFTALIYWVISKGVSLEVGRNIVKKSVESNHWKDFLHSMVDNLQHPLAILLAQIITIILVARLFGWFFRKIGQPSVIGEMIAGIVLGPSLVGMYFPEFSAALFPKESLGNLQFLSQIGLILFMFVIGMELDLKVLKNKAHDAVVISHASIVIPFALGLSLAYFIYEIYAPMGVEFSSFGLFMGIAMSITAFPVLARIVQERGMQKTRLGTIAITCAAADDITAWCILAVVIAIVKAGSLASSLYVIGMAILYVIIMLKIVRPFLKRVGDLNATRESLNKPVVAIFFITLLISAYASELIGIHALFGAFLAGAIMPENNKFRNIFIEKVEDVSIIVLLPLFFVFTGLRTQIGLLNDPELWKITGLIILVAVVGKFFGSALAAKFMGQNWKDSLSIGALMNTRGLMELVVLNIGYDLGVLSTEIFTMMVIMALVTTFMTGPALDFIGFIFKDKATAVPEEIGTKSKYKILLSFATPERGKKLLQIANSLVKKQGDNSIVTAMHLSLSTEVHSFDIKEHERKMLVPVIEESQRLNQNVVSLFKVSNDIDSDIIDTANQGEYDLLLIGLGQSIFDGTLLGKILGFTTRIVNPDRLIDKFTGKEGLFENSPFDERTRHIIAKAKMPVGIFIEKDLEEVNQVFIPVFNKEDAFLIDYAKKLINNNGSQITVLDAGGEVKNTREIQETIRSIEQIAPNHIMIMNDRTLKKEFLESQDLMIISLESWKKLIESQSIWLNNSPSVLILKP from the coding sequence ATGAATAACATTAAGAACTCTTTATTCTATGTAACAATTATTGGTGGTTTTACAGCACTGATATATTGGGTAATTTCAAAAGGTGTTTCATTAGAAGTGGGACGCAATATTGTAAAAAAGAGTGTTGAAAGCAATCACTGGAAAGACTTTCTTCATTCTATGGTTGATAATTTACAGCATCCGTTGGCCATTTTATTGGCACAGATTATTACCATAATTTTAGTCGCACGATTATTTGGCTGGTTTTTTAGAAAAATAGGACAACCTTCTGTAATTGGTGAAATGATTGCCGGAATTGTGTTAGGGCCATCTTTGGTCGGAATGTATTTTCCGGAATTTTCAGCGGCTTTATTTCCAAAAGAATCTTTAGGCAATCTACAGTTTTTAAGCCAAATCGGTTTAATCCTTTTCATGTTTGTTATTGGAATGGAATTGGATTTGAAAGTGCTAAAAAATAAAGCGCATGATGCAGTTGTCATCAGTCACGCGAGTATTGTTATTCCGTTTGCTTTGGGATTATCATTAGCTTATTTTATTTATGAAATCTATGCTCCAATGGGAGTTGAATTTTCTTCTTTCGGATTGTTTATGGGAATTGCCATGAGTATTACTGCTTTCCCAGTTTTAGCTAGAATTGTCCAAGAACGTGGTATGCAAAAGACTAGACTTGGAACTATTGCCATTACTTGCGCCGCAGCAGACGATATTACGGCTTGGTGTATTTTGGCGGTTGTTATTGCCATTGTAAAAGCAGGTTCGCTTGCGAGCTCATTGTATGTAATTGGAATGGCGATTTTGTATGTCATTATAATGCTTAAAATCGTTCGTCCGTTCTTAAAAAGAGTTGGAGATTTGAATGCAACGCGCGAAAGTTTGAACAAACCTGTTGTTGCGATTTTCTTTATTACACTTTTAATTTCTGCTTATGCATCAGAATTAATCGGAATTCACGCTTTATTTGGAGCTTTTTTGGCTGGAGCAATTATGCCAGAGAACAACAAATTCAGAAATATATTTATTGAAAAAGTTGAAGACGTTTCGATTATTGTTTTGTTGCCACTGTTCTTCGTGTTTACTGGTTTACGTACACAAATCGGATTATTGAATGATCCTGAATTATGGAAAATTACTGGTTTGATCATTTTGGTTGCCGTAGTTGGTAAATTCTTCGGAAGTGCTTTGGCGGCGAAATTTATGGGGCAGAACTGGAAAGACAGCTTGTCTATTGGAGCCTTGATGAACACTAGAGGTTTAATGGAATTGGTGGTTTTAAATATTGGTTATGATTTGGGAGTATTATCTACTGAGATTTTTACTATGATGGTAATTATGGCACTGGTGACTACTTTTATGACAGGTCCTGCATTAGATTTTATCGGATTTATTTTTAAAGATAAAGCGACAGCCGTTCCGGAAGAAATTGGAACCAAAAGCAAGTATAAGATTCTGCTTTCATTTGCTACTCCAGAAAGAGGTAAAAAATTGCTTCAAATTGCAAATAGTTTAGTTAAAAAACAAGGAGACAATTCTATTGTGACAGCAATGCATTTGTCTTTAAGTACAGAAGTGCATTCTTTTGATATTAAAGAACACGAACGCAAAATGCTGGTTCCTGTAATTGAGGAATCACAACGTTTGAATCAGAATGTGGTAAGTTTGTTTAAAGTTTCTAATGATATTGATTCGGATATTATTGATACTGCAAATCAAGGCGAATATGATTTACTGCTAATTGGTTTAGGACAATCTATTTTTGACGGAACATTGCTTGGAAAAATTCTTGGCTTTACAACCAGAATTGTAAATCCAGATCGTTTGATTGATAAGTTTACAGGAAAAGAAGGATTGTTTGAAAATTCTCCATTTGATGAAAGAACGCGACACATTATTGCTAAAGCTAAAATGCCAGTTGGAATTTTTATTGAAAAAGATCTAGAAGAAGTCAATCAAGTTTTTATTCCTGTTTTTAATAAAGAGGATGCTTTTTTAATTGATTATGCTAAAAAACTAATCAATAATAACGGTTCTCAGATTACAGTTTTAGATGCTGGTGGAGAAGTGAAAAATACAAGAGAAATTCAAGAAACCATTCGTTCTATTGAACAGATTGCCCCAAATCACATCATGATTATGAATGACAGAACCTTGAAGAAAGAGTTTTTAGAAAGCCAAGATTTGATGATCATCAGTCTAGAAAGCTGGAAAAAACTTATAGAATCTCAAAGTATTTGGCTAAATAATTCTCCATCAGTTTTGATTCTGAAACCATAA